CTTTATAATTTCTAGCAAGCCAGTTCATTTCTTTAGCGAATCGGATAGGCACAGAATGTTCGTCCATATTGACGTTGATCCACCAAACACTTTCCATATACCACAGCCATTGTAATGATCTTGTTAAACTGCCCTCTATCATCGTACGCTCTTCCCTGTACCCCGCCATAAATGCTGAAACAAGGGGAAGTTTTAACTGCTTATCCCAAGCAAAAGACATGACTGCTCGGGCAATATCCAACTGTGGATAGTCATAATCTAGTCGATCAAAATCCAGAATTGCACTGAGCATATCATTGTTAAACAGGACGTTGTCCGCCCAAAGGTCACGATGGGCCCAACCGGGCGTAAGTGCATCTATCATCTCGATATTAACCATTTCTGTTGCTTTACGCTGGGTTTCGATATCAGCCAAAAGCTCTTTTTTATCAGCTTCCTTCGCTTGTTTCCATACTGAATCCCAATGTGCTAAACGTTCCTTACGGCTGGAAAGCACAAGTTTCGGGGTATTTTTGCTCCTAAGCGTACCGTCGTTTAACAAGCAGTGCATTTTTCCAGTTGCCTTGCCTAGCTCATATAATTGGTAAACATTAGCCTTCCCTGGTGCAACCAGTGTACCTGGACAAAATTCCATCACTAGGAAGCGTTCTCTCCGTTCAGATTCCATAAAAACCTGCCCCTCATGATTTAATAACCGTGGACAGGCCAGACCAAGCCCGTGCAATCTTTTTTGTTGAGAAAACGCCCTCAAAAGATCATCAAAATTATAATATTTATATCTTTGTTTATTATATTGTTTTAATAAAAAAGTCCCATTGTTCGTGGCGATTTTCCATTTTAGATTTAACCACCCTCGTTGGATGGGCACAGATTCAATTATATTTAAACCGAAAAATCGATGAAATGTTTCCATTAGATCAGCCTGAATGATTTCATTTGTTGAGAATGTTTCCAATAGACTCCCTCCTTTCTAATTTGCGTAAATTACTCCTTGAAAGATCACATATTTGCTTATTATACTTTGTGTTGTCATTTTTCGTTATTCAGTAATTCAACAAAAAAAGCACCTCACCGCGGTCTGTTGTCCGTGTAGTGAAGTGCTTATTCCAGGTGAATCTCACACCTATTTTTTAACTTTATTTTCTTTCTCTCTTTCAACCAGCATATCCACAATCATATCAATCTGTCCGGTAATAGCGATCGGATCATAGCGATAGTACGTATCAAAATCATTAAAGAACACTCTATTATTCTTCACCGCAGGCAGATTGCCCCACACAGCGGACGATTTCAGTTGCTTAAGCGCGGTTCCCTTTTTGTCTGGATCATAGGTTGTCAGGAACATGTAATCTGCGTCATACTGCGGCAGTACCTCCATTGAAAGCTGTACAGTTTGTTCCTTGGAATTAGCTGTCTTCTTCGGCATGTTCAGTTTGAGCGCATTGTATACGGCTTGTCCGCCTCGTCCTGCATTGTCGCCAAAGATCCAAAGTGCGTTTTTGTCCGTCAGCTCATACAACCCGAAAGTTGCCTTTTCGTCAATAACACCTTTCAGACGAGCGCGGCCTTCAGCAGCCTTTTTATCAAAGGCGGCAATAAATTGCTCAGCCTTCTCCTTTTCCCCAGTGATATCGCCGAACAGCTTGACCGTATCATAGATATTAGTCGTGGTGCCGTACGGAATATACAGGGTAGGTGCAATTTTAGACAAAGCTTCATAATTCGTATCCTTCATAACCACAATCAGATCGGGTTTGAGTTCCAGCGTCTTTTCCAAATTGGTAGGATCACCCACCTCTTTGGTTCCTTTTTCCTTTAGCAAATCAGTCAGAAAAGGATTTTGAAACGCAGTCGGCTCCACCCCCACCACGTTAGCACCCACGGACAGCAGCTCTCCGCCGTAAAAATCCGTTACAATACGCTGTGGCTTAGCGGGAATCTGAATATCCCCTTTAACCGTTTTAAAGCTTCTCGTCTCTCCAGTAGCAGTGGATTCTTGCTTATCTCCTGAAGTTGAAGCGGTATTACCTTCAGTGTTATTTCCGCCGCATGCGCTGACAAATACAGACAATACAAGCATCAAAGTAGCCAGCATAAATATCGATTTTTTCCTCAACCTATTAGCCCCCTATGTAATATGGTAATAGCCTTATACCATCATGATAATGATTATCAATATCGTAAGAAATATATCAAGCGTCATCCTTGCTGTCAACTGCAAAGCGAACTTTTTATTATTTCACTTTTAAAATAAAAAGACCTGCCAAAATGATGGCCAGGTCTTTTGGATGCGGCTGCTTCTTAAACCTACAAATTGGGGCTAGGTTGCTGAAGGGCTGCTTTCCGGTGATCGCTGTTTTGTTTTATATTCTTCTCCCCAATCCTTCATCAGATTAATAATCGGGATGAGTGTTTCTCCAAACTCGGTGAGAGAGTATTCAACCTTAGGCGGAACCTGCTGGTAGACTTCACGATGAACGACACCGTCCTCTTCCAGCTCGCGCAATTGGAGTGTCAGCATACGCTGGGTAATTCCCGGGCAGATCCGCCGAAAATCACTAAATCGCTTAGTCCCATACATGAGATGGTATAAAATAATCCCTTTCCACTTGCCCCCAATCACATCCAACGTGTACTCAACAGGACACGCCTGATCATTCCCAGCGGTACATTCACCAAAACCGCCTTTCCGATTGCGCATTGGCCCTTCTCCTCCTTGGTATCATTTTATATACTACAGCACATTAATGTGCGTACTTCAAAAATGGTCATGTATATTCTAATATTAGTCATGCACTTAGTAAGCGTCAATTTCAATCACAACCATAAGGAGTGGAATCACGATGGAAATCTTAACAACCACTAAAGATCAAATCTTGTCTGCATACAAGTTCAGACATGCTACAAAAGAATTTGATAATCATAAGAAAATTAGCGATTCCGATTTTGAGTTTATTCTTGAAACCGGTCGTTTATCCCCAAGCTCGTTTGGCTTTGAACCCTGGAAATTTGTTGTCGTCCAAAGTAAAGATATGCGTGAGAAGCTGCTGCCCTATTCTTGGGGGGCCACAAAACAGTTGCCAACAGCAAGCCATTTCGTACTTATTCTCTCCAGATTGCCTAAAGATATGGTAGCTTCATCCGATTATATCAAGAATATGATGGTAAACGTGCAGCAATTACCTGCTGAAGTGATGCAAGGCAAAGAGAAGGTATATGACGCCTTCCTAAAATCAGATTTTGCGCTTGAGGAAAATGAAAGAGCTATGTTCGAGTGGGCATGCCGACAAACCTATATCGCACTGGGCAATATGATGACTGCCGCAGCTCAAATCGGCATTGATTCCTGCCCTATTGAAGGTTTTAATAAACAAGAAATTGAACGCATCCTCTCCGAAGAAGGCATTATGGATGCCGAGCATTTCGGTATTTCTTGTATGGTGGCTTTTGGATACCGCCTGAACGAGCCGCGCGACAAAACTCGGCGACCTGTAGATCAGATTGTGGAGTGGGTATAAAGCGCGGAATATCCTTATTAAAAACAAAGGGCGCTCCAAGCCATTTCCATGGGCTAGGGGCGCTCTCTTTACATAAAGCTATAGTTCCTAAAAGTGTTGTCACTTCATAATAACGCCTACTGATAATTCACTTCTTCCACGAAATAGATTTCCTTCAAACGAGTTTTCACACGCTGAATTTCATCTACTGTTAAAGGAGCCGTTGGACATAGCTTGAAGTTCCTTCCAGTGACATAGCTTACGTCCGTGTGACTATTTTCCGGGCTGTAAGCCAGCTTCGGAACCGGTTTTGAGGTATAATCGGTAAAGTCAATAATGGACCAAGCCGCATCTCCATCCTCTTTGGATAAAATAATCCGCTGTGAGGCATTTTCAGTCCACAAATAGCGCAGATTTGCCGGTGAATTATTGGAATCCATAGCCGTCTTTATTCCTGAACCTCTAAACATAAGCGTAAACTCAGTATGATCATTATTAGCTCCTGCTACCGATTCATAAATCTGTTTCAGCCCGTCAACACCCACAATCTCGACCTTGCGATCAAGCGGGAAATGATTCACAAAGTTCTCCCATATTGGACCCATGTTATGGGTGTTGGCAAGTGCGTTGATGTCCAAAATAATAGACAAGTAGTTTACCGTATTTATACGTTGATAAGGGTTATCCAAATATTGCTGTACTATATACAGTTGTGGTGCCGCATCCGTCTCCGTCACATAGGGATCACCCGGATGAAGAGTCCAGCGTGAGGAATCTTTCGTATAGCGTGATCCAATTGGATCAATCGTAACCGAGTTCATGAATACGGTACCGCTATTATCAGCAATTCCTTGTGCGGGAACAATCGGATTGTCCTTATGGGACCAGTAAGGCATCAAAGGTGAGCCCTCACCATACATACCGTTGACATTATATTGTGTAGCCGACCATCCCATCGCCGATGTAATCCGATAGTGATCCTTAAGCCATTGAGTCTGTTCGGGATTCACCGTAAAG
This window of the Paenibacillus polymyxa genome carries:
- a CDS encoding phosphotransferase, with translation METFSTNEIIQADLMETFHRFFGLNIIESVPIQRGWLNLKWKIATNNGTFLLKQYNKQRYKYYNFDDLLRAFSQQKRLHGLGLACPRLLNHEGQVFMESERRERFLVMEFCPGTLVAPGKANVYQLYELGKATGKMHCLLNDGTLRSKNTPKLVLSSRKERLAHWDSVWKQAKEADKKELLADIETQRKATEMVNIEMIDALTPGWAHRDLWADNVLFNNDMLSAILDFDRLDYDYPQLDIARAVMSFAWDKQLKLPLVSAFMAGYREERTMIEGSLTRSLQWLWYMESVWWINVNMDEHSVPIRFAKEMNWLARNYKVLPDLLADM
- a CDS encoding ABC transporter substrate-binding protein, coding for MRKKSIFMLATLMLVLSVFVSACGGNNTEGNTASTSGDKQESTATGETRSFKTVKGDIQIPAKPQRIVTDFYGGELLSVGANVVGVEPTAFQNPFLTDLLKEKGTKEVGDPTNLEKTLELKPDLIVVMKDTNYEALSKIAPTLYIPYGTTTNIYDTVKLFGDITGEKEKAEQFIAAFDKKAAEGRARLKGVIDEKATFGLYELTDKNALWIFGDNAGRGGQAVYNALKLNMPKKTANSKEQTVQLSMEVLPQYDADYMFLTTYDPDKKGTALKQLKSSAVWGNLPAVKNNRVFFNDFDTYYRYDPIAITGQIDMIVDMLVEREKENKVKK
- a CDS encoding winged helix-turn-helix transcriptional regulator, producing the protein MRNRKGGFGECTAGNDQACPVEYTLDVIGGKWKGIILYHLMYGTKRFSDFRRICPGITQRMLTLQLRELEEDGVVHREVYQQVPPKVEYSLTEFGETLIPIINLMKDWGEEYKTKQRSPESSPSAT
- a CDS encoding NAD(P)H-dependent oxidoreductase, which encodes MEILTTTKDQILSAYKFRHATKEFDNHKKISDSDFEFILETGRLSPSSFGFEPWKFVVVQSKDMREKLLPYSWGATKQLPTASHFVLILSRLPKDMVASSDYIKNMMVNVQQLPAEVMQGKEKVYDAFLKSDFALEENERAMFEWACRQTYIALGNMMTAAAQIGIDSCPIEGFNKQEIERILSEEGIMDAEHFGISCMVAFGYRLNEPRDKTRRPVDQIVEWV